In Candidatus Zixiibacteriota bacterium, one genomic interval encodes:
- the gap gene encoding type I glyceraldehyde-3-phosphate dehydrogenase → MPVKVGINGFGRIGRLVFRAACDNNDIDVVGINDIASAETMAHLLKYDSSQGKFSKNVSSENGIIIVDGKRIPLSAERDPAKLPWGKLGADIVVESTGLFRSKADASRHITAGAKKVLISAPGKEIDGTFILGVNDSDYDPKNHDVITIGSCTTNCLAPVCKVLVDNFGIEKGFMTTTHAYTSDQRLLDAPHKDLRRARSAALSMIPTTTGAAKAIALALPQLKGKMDGCSIRVPTPTGSIVDLVVILEKETTKEELNAAVKKAAAGPLKGILEYTEEPIVSIDIAGNPHSSIFDAPMTMVSGKFAKVFSWYDNEWGFSNRMVEMVARMMG, encoded by the coding sequence ATGCCTGTAAAGGTTGGGATTAATGGATTTGGCAGGATTGGCCGCCTGGTGTTTCGCGCCGCCTGCGATAATAACGACATTGATGTCGTTGGAATAAATGATATTGCCAGCGCCGAAACAATGGCGCATCTTTTGAAATACGACTCATCGCAGGGAAAATTCTCAAAAAACGTTTCCAGCGAAAACGGGATAATCATTGTTGATGGCAAGAGGATTCCTCTAAGCGCCGAGAGAGATCCGGCCAAACTACCGTGGGGGAAACTGGGCGCCGATATTGTCGTTGAGTCGACCGGTTTATTCAGAAGCAAAGCCGATGCCTCCAGGCATATCACAGCCGGAGCCAAAAAGGTATTAATTTCGGCCCCGGGCAAGGAAATTGACGGTACGTTTATTTTGGGTGTCAATGATAGCGACTACGATCCGAAAAATCATGATGTTATTACGATCGGGTCGTGCACAACCAATTGCCTCGCTCCCGTATGCAAAGTGCTGGTGGATAATTTCGGTATCGAAAAGGGATTTATGACAACGACGCATGCTTATACCAGCGACCAGCGTTTGCTTGACGCGCCGCATAAGGACCTCAGGCGGGCTCGCTCAGCGGCGTTGTCAATGATTCCGACGACAACCGGTGCAGCTAAGGCTATCGCATTGGCATTGCCCCAATTGAAAGGGAAGATGGATGGTTGCTCCATTCGTGTTCCAACCCCAACCGGTTCCATTGTGGATCTGGTTGTAATTCTCGAAAAAGAAACAACTAAAGAAGAACTTAACGCGGCTGTCAAGAAGGCCGCGGCAGGACCGCTAAAAGGCATTCTCGAATACACCGAGGAGCCAATCGTTTCGATAGACATTGCCGGAAATCCGCATTCCTCGATATTTGATGCGCCAATGACAATGGTCTCCGGAAAATTCGCCAAAGTGTTCAGTTGGTACGATAATGAGTGGGGCTTTTCCAATCGCATGGTCGAGATGGTCGCCCGCATGATGGGCTAG
- a CDS encoding outer membrane beta-barrel protein — protein MICTKWLRSFLDNRIFRLSLIAVLLFFSNFSMAQEEPANHDKRLEAEYSMIGVRLGTWVDQGGGVTIPDPDIEADLPDAGFFTEIFYCHRFARTLMTEISLGIASRGEAEVLHFDDRYIGTINLYPVMVQLKFSPLSGLSRVYQPYILGGAGFVFGRHNSQIIRSDDPYYDPYFADRTETDFVGVFGGGMDFAVSEQFGLNLSAKYYSIKFKNGLAGVKDNTGISINFGFSYHLFKKNKESKNGG, from the coding sequence ATGATTTGTACGAAATGGCTGAGGTCTTTTTTGGATAATCGTATTTTCAGATTAAGCCTGATTGCCGTGTTGCTGTTCTTCTCAAATTTTTCTATGGCGCAGGAAGAACCTGCCAATCATGATAAACGACTTGAGGCTGAATATTCGATGATTGGGGTTCGCCTCGGTACGTGGGTTGATCAGGGTGGGGGAGTTACTATTCCAGACCCGGATATTGAAGCGGATTTGCCCGATGCCGGGTTTTTTACCGAGATCTTTTATTGCCATCGATTCGCAAGAACTCTAATGACCGAAATTTCATTGGGAATCGCCAGCCGGGGCGAGGCGGAAGTACTCCATTTCGATGACAGATATATCGGAACCATAAATTTGTATCCGGTTATGGTTCAACTAAAGTTTTCACCTCTTTCCGGACTTAGCCGAGTCTATCAGCCGTATATTTTAGGGGGCGCAGGTTTTGTCTTCGGACGGCATAATAGCCAGATAATTCGGTCTGATGACCCTTACTACGATCCGTATTTTGCGGACCGTACCGAAACCGATTTTGTCGGCGTTTTTGGCGGAGGCATGGATTTCGCGGTGTCCGAACAGTTCGGACTTAATCTTTCAGCCAAGTATTATTCAATTAAATTCAAGAACGGTTTGGCGGGAGTAAAAGATAACACAGGAATATCAATTAATTTTGGTTTTTCATATCATCTTTTCAAAAAGAATAAGGAATCCAAAAACGGAGGGTAA
- a CDS encoding phosphoglycerate kinase produces the protein MNKLTIRDIDYSGKKVLVRVDYNVPLDANQKITDDTRIVASLPTVKKILGDSGRVILCSHLGRPRGKIVPEMSLRPVAEHLADLLGKPVKFASDCIGTEADQKASDLQDGQCLLLENLRYHKEETENDSDFAKKLAALADMYVNDAFGTAHRAHASTEGVAKFFEKAAAGFLIEKELKYLGQALASPEKPFTAILGGAKISGKIDVINNLFNKVDNLLIGGGMMFTFLKAMGEEIGDSLLEENKLDLAKNILEKAKNSSVNFVIPTDCIVADELAEDADVMVVNVDDIPTGMKGLDIGPETLKKFSEIIASSKTIVWNGPMGVFEVEKFSLGTIGLAGQLAQATDNGAVSIIGGGDSSAAAIKAGVKDRISHISTGGGASLEFLEGKTLPGIAALTDA, from the coding sequence ATGAATAAGCTGACAATCAGGGATATAGACTATTCGGGGAAAAAAGTACTCGTTCGGGTCGATTATAATGTTCCCCTGGATGCCAATCAAAAAATAACCGATGATACCCGAATTGTCGCCTCGCTTCCAACCGTAAAGAAAATTTTGGGCGATAGCGGACGGGTCATCCTGTGCAGCCATCTGGGGCGCCCCAGGGGAAAAATCGTTCCGGAAATGAGCCTGCGTCCCGTGGCCGAACATCTGGCTGACCTTTTGGGCAAGCCGGTAAAATTCGCATCCGATTGTATTGGAACTGAAGCCGATCAAAAGGCATCCGATCTTCAGGACGGCCAATGTCTCCTGCTGGAAAACCTCCGTTATCATAAAGAAGAAACCGAAAATGATTCCGATTTTGCCAAAAAGCTGGCCGCGCTGGCGGATATGTATGTAAATGACGCTTTTGGAACCGCTCATCGAGCTCACGCCTCAACCGAAGGCGTTGCCAAATTCTTCGAAAAAGCGGCGGCGGGGTTTTTAATTGAAAAGGAATTGAAATATCTGGGGCAAGCGTTAGCGTCACCGGAAAAGCCCTTTACCGCTATTCTCGGAGGAGCCAAAATTTCGGGCAAAATAGATGTCATCAATAATCTCTTTAACAAAGTCGATAATTTATTAATCGGCGGCGGCATGATGTTTACTTTTTTAAAAGCAATGGGCGAAGAAATCGGTGATTCGCTCCTCGAAGAAAATAAACTCGACCTGGCCAAAAACATTCTGGAAAAAGCCAAAAATAGCTCTGTCAATTTTGTGATTCCCACCGATTGTATCGTTGCCGATGAACTGGCCGAAGATGCCGATGTGATGGTCGTCAATGTCGATGATATCCCGACCGGAATGAAAGGACTCGATATCGGGCCGGAAACATTGAAGAAGTTTTCCGAGATTATCGCGTCATCCAAAACCATCGTCTGGAACGGTCCTATGGGTGTTTTTGAGGTTGAGAAGTTTTCGTTGGGTACGATAGGATTGGCGGGTCAATTGGCGCAGGCGACCGATAACGGAGCGGTTTCAATAATCGGGGGAGGCGACTCTTCGGCGGCGGCTATCAAGGCCGGCGTCAAAGACAGGATTTCGCATATATCGACCGGGGGAGGGGCTTCGCTCGAATTTCTGGAAGGCAAAACTCTACCCGGAATAGCCGCTCTGACCGACGCCTAA